Proteins encoded in a region of the Acidimicrobiales bacterium genome:
- a CDS encoding class I SAM-dependent methyltransferase — translation MVTNCPACGSAETESLMSIPAMPVHVGLLWTSRESARGAETAEMSLSLCGHCGYVWNAAFDIGRMSYEQDYDNALHHSPKFAAWEAALAKGLVERHGLHGRRLAEIGPGDGRFLAGLCIEGGNTGIGFEPGHNPDRVSELVAQADVQIFDEYADADSLRGHDVDFVSSRHVLEHIPEPMMLIDTIRGGIVDGGGVYLEVPNFAWALDRGAFEDLMYEHCGYYTPETLAHLLVRAGFTDVHAEPTFDGLFAAVEAKVTGGAPRDEPIDRAVVERIRTDVHALADRIEAVGADFAGRRDAGQRLAAWGGGARAVGLMNLVPSADAVEWVVDINPRKQGTFVTGTGHPIVAPDVLREVKPDAVLVVNPVYTDEIGRMLSELGVDADLISI, via the coding sequence ATGGTCACCAACTGTCCCGCGTGTGGCTCGGCGGAAACCGAGTCGTTGATGTCGATCCCCGCGATGCCCGTGCATGTCGGGTTGTTGTGGACGAGTCGTGAGTCGGCCCGGGGCGCGGAGACCGCAGAAATGTCGTTGTCGCTGTGCGGGCACTGCGGTTATGTGTGGAACGCCGCCTTCGACATCGGGCGCATGTCCTATGAGCAGGACTACGACAACGCCCTGCACCACTCGCCGAAGTTCGCGGCGTGGGAGGCTGCTCTGGCCAAGGGCCTCGTCGAACGCCACGGCCTTCACGGTCGGCGCCTCGCCGAGATCGGGCCCGGCGACGGACGCTTCCTCGCCGGGCTGTGCATCGAAGGGGGCAACACCGGGATCGGCTTCGAACCCGGCCACAACCCCGATCGGGTGAGCGAGCTCGTTGCGCAGGCGGATGTGCAGATCTTCGACGAGTACGCCGATGCCGACAGCCTGCGCGGTCACGACGTCGACTTCGTGTCCTCGCGCCACGTGCTCGAGCACATCCCCGAACCGATGATGCTCATCGACACGATTCGGGGCGGGATCGTCGACGGCGGCGGGGTGTATCTCGAGGTCCCGAACTTCGCGTGGGCACTCGATCGTGGCGCCTTCGAAGACCTCATGTACGAGCATTGTGGCTATTACACGCCAGAGACACTGGCGCACCTCCTGGTGCGGGCCGGCTTCACCGACGTCCACGCCGAGCCGACGTTCGACGGGCTGTTCGCGGCGGTCGAAGCGAAGGTCACCGGCGGCGCGCCGCGCGACGAGCCGATCGATCGTGCCGTCGTCGAGAGGATCCGGACCGACGTGCACGCGCTGGCCGACCGCATCGAAGCCGTCGGCGCCGATTTCGCCGGTCGACGCGACGCCGGACAGCGTCTCGCCGCGTGGGGCGGCGGCGCCCGAGCGGTGGGCCTGATGAACCTCGTGCCGTCAGCCGATGCGGTGGAATGGGTGGTCGACATCAACCCGCGAAAGCAGGGCACCTTCGTCACCGGCACCGGTCATCCGATCGTCGCGCCCGACGTGTTGCGCGAGGTGAAGCCCGACGCGGTGCTGGTGGTGAATCCGGTCTACACCGACGAGATCGGGCGAATGCTTTCAGAACTCGGCGTTGATGCCGACCTGATCAGCATCTGA
- a CDS encoding class I SAM-dependent methyltransferase, translating into MTASLTGGPCRFCATELTETFIDLGKSPLCETFLTQEQLLEGENFYPLHAFVCSECFLVQLQEFVSPDEIFREYAYFSSYSNAWLEHCSNYVDQMTEQLGLDENSMVVELASNDGYLLQYFMKKQIPVLGVEPAINVAKVAEEERGVPTRTEFFGKEFAAQLASEGVMADLVLGKNVMAQVPDLNDFVGGMPMILAPHGTVTIEFPHLMRTVEENQFDQVYHEHFSYFSLVTTERIFAAHGMRVYDVEELWTHGGSIRIYACHVDHTLEATDRLDELRDRELALGTETLDYYRDFAARIEKLRHDVLTFLIQAKREGKRVVGYGAPGKGNTLLNYIGIRTDMIDFTVDRNPYKHGRYTPGTHIPIHDPEILESEKADYIFILPWNLTDEITKQLAHLEARGTKFVRPVPGLTVLGEG; encoded by the coding sequence TTGACGGCATCACTCACCGGCGGTCCGTGCCGCTTCTGCGCCACCGAACTCACCGAGACGTTCATCGACCTCGGGAAGTCCCCCCTATGCGAGACATTCCTCACCCAGGAGCAGCTGCTCGAGGGTGAGAACTTCTACCCGCTCCACGCATTCGTCTGCTCTGAGTGCTTCCTCGTCCAGCTCCAGGAGTTCGTCAGTCCCGACGAGATCTTCCGCGAATACGCCTACTTCTCGTCGTACTCCAACGCCTGGCTCGAGCACTGCTCGAACTATGTCGATCAGATGACCGAGCAGCTCGGTCTCGACGAGAACTCCATGGTCGTCGAACTGGCGAGCAACGACGGCTACCTGCTCCAGTACTTCATGAAGAAGCAGATCCCCGTGCTCGGCGTCGAACCCGCGATCAACGTTGCCAAGGTGGCCGAAGAGGAGCGCGGCGTTCCCACCCGCACCGAGTTCTTCGGCAAGGAGTTCGCGGCCCAACTCGCCTCCGAGGGAGTCATGGCCGACCTCGTGCTCGGCAAGAACGTCATGGCCCAGGTCCCCGATCTCAACGACTTCGTCGGCGGCATGCCGATGATCCTGGCCCCGCACGGCACCGTCACGATCGAGTTCCCCCATCTCATGCGCACGGTGGAGGAGAACCAGTTCGATCAGGTGTACCACGAGCACTTCTCGTACTTCTCGCTCGTCACCACCGAGCGGATCTTCGCCGCCCACGGCATGCGCGTCTACGACGTCGAGGAGCTGTGGACGCACGGCGGTTCGATCCGCATCTACGCCTGTCATGTCGATCACACACTGGAAGCCACCGATCGGCTGGATGAGCTGCGCGACAGGGAACTCGCACTCGGCACGGAGACGCTCGACTACTACCGTGACTTCGCGGCCCGTATCGAGAAGCTGCGCCACGATGTGCTCACGTTCCTCATCCAGGCCAAGCGGGAGGGCAAGCGGGTCGTCGGCTACGGCGCGCCGGGCAAGGGCAACACCCTGCTGAACTACATCGGCATTCGCACCGACATGATCGACTTCACCGTCGATCGCAACCCCTACAAGCACGGCCGCTACACGCCGGGCACCCACATTCCCATCCACGATCCCGAGATCCTCGAGTCCGAGAAGGCCGACTACATCTTCATCCTTCCGTGGAACCTCACCGACGAGATCACGAAGCAGCTCGCGCATCTCGAGGCCCGGGGTACGAAGTTCGTTCGTCCCGTTCCCGGGTTGACCGTGCTGGGCGAGGGCTGA
- a CDS encoding sugar phosphate nucleotidyltransferase, whose translation MKVVLFCGGRGMRMREFSENIPKPMVPVGPRPILWHLMRYYAHYGHTDFVLCLGYRGDYIKRYFLDYEEWLSNDFILRGNSGSGRSDVEMLNTDLDTWNITFVDTGLDANIGQRLMAVREHLDGEEMFLANYGDGLSDCPIDEMIAEVEADPGIAANFLCVPPSQSFHVVEIDDDNRATDFAEADAADVWVNGGYFVFRKDLWDHIEPGEELVYEPFRRLMDQRKLLAHRHEGFWMGMDTFKDRQALDEMHQAGDAPWEKWV comes from the coding sequence ATGAAGGTGGTGCTGTTCTGCGGCGGGCGGGGAATGCGCATGCGCGAGTTCTCCGAGAACATCCCGAAACCCATGGTGCCGGTCGGCCCCCGGCCGATCCTGTGGCACCTGATGCGGTACTACGCGCACTACGGCCACACCGACTTCGTGCTCTGTCTCGGCTATCGAGGTGACTACATCAAGCGCTACTTCCTCGACTACGAGGAATGGCTCTCGAACGACTTCATCCTTCGGGGCAACAGCGGGTCCGGTCGGTCCGACGTCGAGATGCTCAACACCGACCTCGACACGTGGAACATCACGTTCGTCGACACGGGTCTCGACGCCAACATCGGGCAGCGGCTCATGGCCGTGCGCGAGCATCTCGACGGTGAGGAGATGTTCCTCGCCAACTACGGCGACGGTCTCTCCGACTGTCCCATCGACGAGATGATCGCCGAGGTGGAGGCCGACCCCGGCATCGCCGCGAACTTCTTGTGCGTCCCCCCGAGCCAGAGTTTCCACGTCGTCGAGATCGACGACGACAACCGGGCCACCGACTTCGCCGAGGCCGACGCCGCCGACGTGTGGGTCAACGGCGGCTACTTCGTGTTCCGCAAGGACCTGTGGGACCACATCGAACCGGGGGAGGAGTTGGTCTACGAGCCGTTCCGCCGGCTCATGGACCAGCGCAAGCTCCTGGCCCATCGGCACGAGGGCTTCTGGATGGGCATGGACACCTTCAAGGACCGCCAGGCCCTCGACGAGATGCACCAGGCCGGCGATGCGCCGTGGGAGAAATGGGTCTGA